A section of the Candidatus Omnitrophota bacterium genome encodes:
- a CDS encoding efflux RND transporter periplasmic adaptor subunit has translation MRNKKIKIIFAVVAILIGIFVVIKIKGKHSESEITKEIKPTVGTIQSFISTTATVLPQNRLQIKPPVNGRIDSILVKEGDKVKTGQILAWMSSTDRAALLDAARGQGADALKYWKEVYKGIPLLSPIDGEVIVATTQPGQTVTTSEAVVVLSDHLIVRAQVDETDIGKIELGQEASITLDAYLGEKIKALVSHIYYESQTVNNVTIYNVDLAPESIPVFFRSGMNATVDFKAEDKNNALLLPVEAVRKEKGENYVLLKQEGDKSPLKRSVKIGITDDKNIEIISGIDANDIVIVKSKKYILPSANKSKNPFMPSRPEKKKSN, from the coding sequence ATGCGCAACAAAAAAATTAAAATTATTTTTGCAGTTGTTGCTATCTTAATCGGGATTTTTGTAGTGATAAAAATAAAAGGCAAACATTCGGAGAGCGAAATCACCAAAGAGATAAAGCCAACGGTTGGAACAATTCAGTCTTTTATCTCAACTACCGCAACCGTATTGCCTCAAAACCGGTTGCAGATAAAGCCCCCAGTTAATGGCCGCATTGATAGTATTTTGGTTAAGGAGGGCGATAAAGTAAAAACCGGGCAGATTTTAGCATGGATGAGTTCAACTGATAGGGCAGCTCTTTTGGATGCAGCACGCGGACAGGGGGCAGATGCCCTGAAATACTGGAAGGAAGTGTATAAAGGGATTCCTCTTTTGTCGCCTATTGACGGAGAAGTAATTGTAGCAACAACTCAGCCCGGGCAGACTGTTACTACGAGCGAAGCCGTAGTTGTTTTGTCCGATCATCTAATTGTGCGTGCCCAAGTTGATGAAACAGACATTGGAAAAATTGAATTAGGGCAAGAAGCAAGTATAACTTTAGATGCTTATCTTGGAGAAAAGATAAAAGCTTTGGTGTCGCATATCTACTATGAATCTCAAACTGTGAATAATGTTACAATATATAATGTTGATTTAGCTCCGGAAAGTATCCCGGTATTTTTCCGCTCGGGTATGAATGCTACTGTGGATTTTAAGGCAGAGGATAAAAATAATGCTTTGTTGTTGCCGGTAGAAGCGGTCCGTAAAGAAAAAGGTGAAAATTATGTGTTGTTAAAACAAGAAGGCGATAAAAGCCCTCTGAAGCGCAGCGTAAAAATAGGTATTACTGATGATAAAAATATTGAAATTATCTCTGGGATAGACGCTAACGATATTGTAATCGTTAAGTCAAAAAAATATATCCTTCCTAGCGCAAATAAGTCAAAAAATCCATTTATGCCTTCGCGTCCGGAGAAGAAAAAATCAAACTAA